The following proteins are encoded in a genomic region of Thermoflexus hugenholtzii JAD2:
- a CDS encoding isocitrate/isopropylmalate family dehydrogenase, whose product MGLRAEAPWTIVVMEGDQTGQELLEEALRVLDPGVIRVPLRFLRFDLSLENRRRTRNGVVIEAAEAMKEAGLGLKAATITPEDPTDVGSPNAILRERIDGKVILRVGRRIPGVRPIGGVVGPVAIVRMAVEDAYNAREWREGEGAEEAAYRLDRITRRTCRAVAEFAFWYARRIGAKVFGGPKWTVSRVYEGMFKEELDAAARRYPDVRYEPQLIDATLALLFTRAAEPLVIPCLNRDGDLLSDLILQMFGSIAGSESLLLSFDEDLRVKVVMAEAPHGTAPALYRKNIANPMAMILAGAALLSFIEAEAAQQASRAIYEAVFESVYDGIATADLGGSATTTEFTDEVIRRVSRKLEVWEALRLTGGAARPGPAGVSASSATR is encoded by the coding sequence ATGGGATTGCGCGCGGAGGCACCGTGGACGATCGTGGTGATGGAAGGGGATCAGACCGGGCAGGAGCTGCTGGAGGAGGCCCTGCGGGTCCTGGATCCGGGGGTGATCCGCGTCCCTTTACGGTTCCTGCGTTTCGACCTGAGCCTGGAGAACCGGCGGCGCACCCGCAACGGCGTGGTGATCGAGGCGGCGGAGGCGATGAAGGAGGCCGGCTTAGGCTTGAAGGCCGCGACCATCACCCCGGAGGACCCGACGGATGTGGGCAGCCCCAACGCCATCCTCCGGGAGCGGATCGACGGCAAGGTGATCCTACGGGTCGGCCGCCGCATCCCGGGGGTCCGCCCCATCGGCGGGGTGGTGGGGCCCGTGGCGATCGTGCGCATGGCGGTCGAGGATGCCTACAACGCCCGGGAATGGCGGGAGGGAGAAGGCGCGGAGGAGGCCGCGTATCGGCTGGATCGGATCACCCGCCGGACCTGCCGGGCGGTGGCGGAGTTCGCCTTCTGGTATGCGCGCCGCATCGGCGCCAAAGTCTTCGGCGGGCCGAAGTGGACGGTGAGCCGGGTCTACGAGGGGATGTTCAAGGAGGAGCTGGACGCCGCGGCCCGCCGCTATCCGGATGTGCGCTATGAGCCCCAGCTGATCGACGCCACCCTGGCCCTCCTGTTCACCCGGGCCGCGGAGCCTCTGGTCATCCCATGCCTGAACCGGGATGGGGATCTGCTGAGCGACCTGATCCTCCAGATGTTCGGCTCCATCGCCGGCAGCGAGTCCCTGTTGCTTTCGTTCGACGAGGACCTGCGGGTGAAGGTGGTGATGGCCGAGGCGCCCCACGGCACGGCCCCCGCCCTCTACCGCAAGAACATCGCCAACCCCATGGCCATGATCCTGGCGGGGGCGGCGCTGCTTTCGTTCATCGAGGCGGAGGCCGCCCAGCAGGCCAGCCGGGCGATCTACGAGGCCGTCTTCGAAAGCGTCTACGATGGGATCGCCACGGCGGATCTGGGCGGCTCGGCCACCACCACCGAGTTCACCGACGAGGTGATCCGCCGGGTGAGCCGCAAGCTGGAGGTCTGGGAGGCCCTGCGGCTCACCGGAGGGGCTGCACGGCCGGGGCCGGCCGGCGTCTCCGCTTCTTCAGCGACGCGATGA
- the mutM gene encoding bifunctional DNA-formamidopyrimidine glycosylase/DNA-(apurinic or apyrimidinic site) lyase yields MPELPEVETLVRELEPRVTGRRIERVILRWPRSVATPSPHAFAQRIRGQTIRSLRRRGKFLWFALDQGALLIHLKMTGRLFLLSRPEPDAHARADFILDDGRILRFSDVRKFGRLYWVQDPEVILSALGPEPLDPDFGPEDLARRLSGRRGRLKALLLDQRVIAGVGNIYADEALWRARLHPMRPASSLSPAEIRRLWASLRAALRAGLRHHGTTIQWYRRPDGKAGAHQRYLRVYGRAGQPCPRCQTPIARLLLQGRSTYCCPVCQPPPA; encoded by the coding sequence ATGCCCGAGCTTCCCGAAGTTGAGACGCTGGTGCGCGAGCTGGAGCCTCGCGTGACCGGCCGCCGCATCGAGAGGGTGATCCTGCGCTGGCCGCGCAGCGTGGCCACCCCCTCCCCACATGCTTTCGCGCAGCGGATCCGTGGACAAACCATTCGGTCCCTGCGCCGGCGGGGCAAATTCCTCTGGTTCGCCCTGGATCAGGGGGCGTTGCTGATCCACCTCAAGATGACCGGCCGTCTCTTCCTGCTCTCCCGCCCGGAGCCGGACGCCCACGCGCGGGCCGATTTCATCCTAGATGACGGGCGGATCCTCCGGTTCAGCGACGTCCGCAAGTTCGGGCGTCTTTACTGGGTTCAAGACCCGGAGGTCATCCTTAGCGCTCTGGGGCCGGAGCCCCTGGATCCCGACTTCGGGCCCGAGGATCTCGCCCGGCGGCTATCCGGGCGGCGCGGCCGTCTCAAGGCCCTGCTCCTGGATCAGCGGGTGATCGCCGGGGTCGGCAACATCTATGCCGACGAAGCCCTCTGGCGGGCCCGCCTGCACCCCATGCGGCCGGCCTCCTCCCTAAGCCCCGCGGAGATCCGACGCCTGTGGGCGAGCCTCCGGGCCGCCCTCCGCGCCGGGCTGCGCCACCACGGGACCACCATCCAGTGGTATCGCCGGCCGGACGGGAAGGCCGGGGCCCATCAGCGCTATCTGCGGGTTTACGGCCGGGCCGGACAACCCTGCCCGCGCTGCCAGACTCCCATCGCCCGGCTCCTCCTGCAGGGCCGGAGCACCTATTGCTGTCCCGTCTGCCAGCCTCCTCCTGCTTAA
- a CDS encoding ornithine cyclodeaminase family protein encodes MPLLLREEEVQALLSVGDAIEALERTFRAQAEGRAVNLPRQRVRWPGGTLHVMAAGDLESGYVGLKAYTAVGGQTRFVVLLFHAESGELLAIIEADRLGRLRTGAATGLATRSLARPDARVVGMIGAGRQAATQLMAVCAVRSIAEARVYSPTPERRAAFAHRMRETLGIPVQAVERPEAAVEGADILITITSAREPVLRGAWLRPGVHLNAAGSNALLRRELDEEAIARADLIVIDSRAQGQIEAGDFLEPLERGRLQWERVYELRDVVAGRVSRAHPEQITLFKSLGVALEDIAVAAVAYERARAQGAGERIRFLEDLLPD; translated from the coding sequence ATGCCCCTTTTGCTGCGCGAGGAAGAGGTGCAGGCCCTGCTGTCCGTCGGTGACGCCATCGAGGCCCTGGAGCGGACGTTCCGGGCCCAGGCGGAAGGCCGCGCCGTCAACCTGCCCCGCCAGCGAGTCCGCTGGCCCGGCGGAACGCTCCACGTGATGGCGGCGGGCGATCTCGAGTCCGGCTACGTGGGCCTTAAGGCCTACACGGCGGTGGGTGGGCAGACGCGCTTCGTGGTGCTGCTCTTCCACGCGGAGAGCGGCGAGCTGCTCGCGATCATCGAGGCCGACCGCCTGGGCCGTCTGCGCACTGGGGCGGCCACCGGCCTGGCCACCCGCTCCCTCGCCCGCCCCGACGCCCGCGTGGTGGGGATGATCGGGGCCGGCCGCCAGGCCGCCACGCAGCTGATGGCCGTCTGCGCCGTCCGATCGATCGCCGAGGCCCGGGTCTACAGTCCCACGCCCGAGCGCCGCGCCGCCTTCGCCCATCGCATGCGCGAAACCCTGGGGATCCCGGTGCAGGCCGTGGAGCGCCCGGAGGCGGCCGTCGAGGGCGCGGACATCCTCATCACCATCACCTCCGCTCGGGAGCCGGTGCTCCGGGGAGCCTGGCTGCGCCCCGGGGTCCACCTCAACGCCGCCGGATCCAACGCCCTCCTCCGCCGCGAGCTGGATGAGGAGGCCATCGCCCGGGCGGATCTCATCGTCATCGACTCCAGAGCGCAGGGGCAGATCGAGGCGGGGGACTTCCTGGAACCCCTGGAGCGGGGGCGTCTGCAGTGGGAGCGGGTTTACGAGTTGAGGGACGTGGTCGCCGGTCGGGTGAGTCGTGCGCATCCGGAGCAGATCACCCTGTTCAAATCCCTGGGCGTCGCCCTGGAGGACATCGCCGTCGCCGCCGTGGCCTATGAGCGCGCCCGCGCCCAGGGAGCCGGGGAGCGCATCCGGTTCCTGGAGGACCTCCTGCCCGATTGA
- a CDS encoding RpiB/LacA/LacB family sugar-phosphate isomerase codes for MRIVVGSDERTHLTDVVLEELRRRGFEVEPVGPLAGEKRSWSEVARIVAEKVARGEADEGILFCWTGTGVSIAANKVPGIRAALCDDAETARGARLWNNANILCMSLRRASEAVAKEILEAWFSTRYIPNPEDDACLAQVAEIERTYLREPAPASGRP; via the coding sequence ATGCGGATCGTTGTGGGAAGCGATGAGCGCACCCATCTGACGGATGTGGTCCTGGAGGAGCTGCGCCGCCGTGGGTTTGAGGTGGAGCCGGTGGGCCCGCTGGCCGGCGAGAAGCGCTCCTGGTCGGAGGTGGCCCGCATCGTGGCGGAGAAGGTGGCCCGGGGCGAGGCCGACGAGGGCATCCTGTTCTGCTGGACCGGCACCGGCGTGAGCATCGCCGCCAACAAGGTGCCCGGGATCCGCGCGGCGCTGTGCGACGACGCCGAGACCGCGCGGGGGGCACGCCTCTGGAACAACGCCAACATCCTGTGCATGAGCCTCCGGCGGGCCTCCGAAGCCGTCGCCAAAGAGATCCTGGAGGCCTGGTTCAGCACCCGCTATATCCCCAACCCGGAGGACGACGCCTGTCTGGCCCAGGTCGCGGAGATCGAGCGGACCTATCTCCGGGAGCCGGCCCCGGCCTCCGGCCGCCCTTGA
- a CDS encoding cupredoxin domain-containing protein, producing MSRDRRILILTIGLALAACAAPAASPTPTAPAPPTPTTAPPPSPSPAAQGTQVTIRNFAFQPAELEVEVGTTVEWVNGEDSIPHTVTSGTPGYPAGAFDSGCLRPGDSFRFTFQQPGTYEYFCSIHTRMRSRIIVKPKLGSEAAPSDPSAYPSPTPAPSNYGYDY from the coding sequence ATGTCTCGGGATCGAAGGATCCTCATCCTGACGATCGGCCTGGCGCTGGCCGCCTGCGCCGCGCCTGCGGCTTCCCCCACGCCCACGGCCCCAGCCCCTCCGACCCCCACGACGGCGCCCCCACCCTCGCCGAGCCCGGCCGCTCAGGGGACCCAGGTCACCATTCGGAACTTCGCCTTCCAGCCGGCGGAGCTGGAGGTCGAGGTAGGCACGACCGTCGAGTGGGTCAACGGGGAGGATAGCATTCCGCACACCGTCACCAGCGGGACGCCGGGATATCCGGCGGGGGCCTTCGACTCCGGCTGCCTCCGCCCGGGGGACTCCTTCCGCTTCACCTTCCAGCAGCCGGGGACCTATGAATACTTCTGCAGCATCCACACCCGCATGCGCAGCCGCATCATCGTGAAGCCGAAGCTGGGCTCGGAGGCGGCGCCTTCTGATCCGTCCGCCTATCCCTCCCCGACCCCCGCTCCATCGAATTACGGCTATGACTACTGA
- a CDS encoding radical SAM protein: MDIETRWRWLTQAARWEPAEETGPSGRTPEPVMDCIYEARASGRPVRLLKILLTSACERDCFYCPFRAGRSFRRATFRPDELARLFAEMHRRGLVDGLFLSSGIIGGGVRTQDRLLATVELLRRRYGYRGYIHLKLMPGAEPDQIREAMRWADRVSINLEAPNPERLARLAPHKAFAAELEAALTTAGRIRREEIPAGTWSGRWPSLTTQFVVGAAGESDRELLETVARLHREIGLARAYFSPFHPVPDTPLEGLPPAPPQRAQRLYQAEWLLRMYGFRLEELPFDEQGNLPLDEDPKLAWARRALRERPVEILRASYEELIRVPGIGPKAARAILRARREGHLSQPEHLSALGVSLRRAAPFLLLHGRRLPHPLPLPLP, encoded by the coding sequence ATGGACATCGAGACCCGATGGCGATGGCTGACCCAGGCCGCGCGCTGGGAGCCCGCCGAGGAGACCGGCCCGAGCGGGCGGACGCCGGAACCTGTGATGGATTGCATCTACGAGGCCCGGGCCTCCGGGCGCCCGGTCCGCCTGCTGAAGATCCTGCTGACCTCCGCGTGCGAGCGGGATTGCTTCTATTGCCCCTTCCGCGCCGGCCGCTCCTTCCGCCGCGCCACCTTCCGGCCCGACGAGCTCGCCCGCCTCTTCGCGGAGATGCACCGGCGCGGGTTGGTGGACGGCCTGTTCCTGAGCTCGGGGATCATCGGCGGAGGTGTTCGCACACAGGATCGTCTGCTGGCCACGGTGGAGCTGCTCCGCCGGCGCTATGGCTACCGGGGTTACATTCACCTGAAGCTGATGCCGGGGGCCGAGCCGGATCAGATCCGGGAGGCCATGCGATGGGCGGACCGGGTCTCCATCAACCTGGAGGCGCCCAACCCCGAGCGACTGGCCCGCCTGGCCCCTCACAAGGCCTTCGCCGCCGAGCTGGAGGCGGCGCTGACGACCGCCGGGCGGATCCGCCGGGAGGAGATACCGGCCGGAACCTGGTCCGGACGCTGGCCTTCGCTGACTACTCAGTTCGTGGTGGGCGCCGCTGGGGAGAGCGATCGGGAGCTGCTGGAGACCGTGGCCCGGCTGCATCGGGAGATCGGCCTGGCCCGGGCCTACTTCTCCCCCTTCCATCCTGTGCCAGACACCCCGCTCGAGGGTCTTCCGCCCGCTCCACCGCAACGGGCCCAGCGCCTCTATCAGGCGGAATGGCTCCTGCGGATGTATGGGTTCCGGCTGGAGGAACTGCCCTTCGATGAGCAGGGGAACCTGCCTCTGGACGAAGACCCTAAGCTGGCGTGGGCCCGGCGGGCCCTCCGGGAACGTCCGGTGGAGATCCTGCGGGCCTCATATGAGGAGCTGATCCGCGTGCCGGGGATCGGGCCGAAGGCCGCACGGGCCATCCTCCGCGCCCGACGGGAAGGCCACCTGAGCCAGCCGGAGCACTTGAGCGCCCTGGGCGTCTCCCTCCGTCGGGCCGCGCCGTTCCTCCTCCTCCACGGACGCCGGCTGCCGCATCCCCTTCCACTCCCTCTCCCCTGA